Within Epilithonimonas zeae, the genomic segment AACTGAGTTGGATAGAAAGAAGCGGCATAATTACCCGCAGCTTTTGCAGCACCTACACCTCCACTTGCCGCTCTGGAATAATGATCAGAAATTTTAACTGATACCGGAGCAGTGTAATAACTTTTTGCCGGTGTTGCTACAATTGCAAACATATATTTTTCAGAGATTCTAGCTTTAAGAGCCTCTTCTGTTGCGAATAATAATGGTCTTATATAAAGTGATGTTCCTTCTCCCTGTGGGATCCAGTCTCTGTCAATATCAACTAAAGCTTTCAACCCTTCCATAAAGATTTCTTCGGAAATCTCAGGAATTGCCAATCTTTTTGCGGATTTGTTAATCCTTTGAAAGTTCTTTTCAGGACGGAAAAGGAATACCTGGCCGTTATTATCTTTATAAGCTTTCATACCCTCAAAACAAGCCTGTCCATAATTCACCCCCATCATTGCTGGGGTAAAACCGATTGGACCATAAGGAACAAGTTGTACATCCCCCCATTTTCCATTCTCATACTCACAAATAATCATATGATCTATGAAAGTATTGCCGAATGAGAAATTATTAGGATCGAAGGTTGAGATTCTTGGGTTGGTAGATTTTTGAATTATCATTTTTTAATTTTTTGTTGAGGTATTACAAATATATAATAATTTTTTAATAATCAAAATTTATGTTAAATTTGAAAAAAAATACTTTGAAAAGAGAATTAATCCGGACAAGTGACGGGAGTAAAACTTTATTAATCAACGGATTAGAAGAGACCTACCACTCCAAACACGGCGCTTTGCAAGAAGCTAATCACGTATTTATCAAAAATGGACTAGATTTAATAAATAGTTACGAAATTAATATTTTAGAGTTAGGTTTTGGAACAGGTCTTAACGTTTTGGTAACATTTGATGCATATTTGCGAAATGATAAAAATCATAAAATCAATTATTTTGGGGTCGAAAAATATCCGATATTTTTTCATGAAGCTTCAGAATTGTCTTATTCTGAATTATTTCCGAACCAAATTGTTAAAGATTTGTCTCTAAAA encodes:
- a CDS encoding branched-chain amino acid aminotransferase — its product is MIIQKSTNPRISTFDPNNFSFGNTFIDHMIICEYENGKWGDVQLVPYGPIGFTPAMMGVNYGQACFEGMKAYKDNNGQVFLFRPEKNFQRINKSAKRLAIPEISEEIFMEGLKALVDIDRDWIPQGEGTSLYIRPLLFATEEALKARISEKYMFAIVATPAKSYYTAPVSVKISDHYSRAASGGVGAAKAAGNYAASFYPTQLAIEEGYEQIIWTDDCSHEYFEESGTMNVFVRINDTIYTPKTSDKILDGVTRDSFIQLAKKRGIEVVIGDVKVSDVIEAQKNGTLKEVWGVGTAVVTSIFEALGYQGEHLTLPKLSDEESFAAQLKADLVNIQTNNSEDPFGWRYLVEENVYSV
- the mnmD gene encoding tRNA (5-methylaminomethyl-2-thiouridine)(34)-methyltransferase MnmD, whose amino-acid sequence is MKRELIRTSDGSKTLLINGLEETYHSKHGALQEANHVFIKNGLDLINSYEINILELGFGTGLNVLVTFDAYLRNDKNHKINYFGVEKYPIFFHEASELSYSELFPNQIVKDLSLKIHEKQWEKLVELDSHFHLKKIKDDFFNIKNMDLPAIDLVYFDCFGARVQPDLWEKEIFEIVASKMKTGGLLTTYSSKGSVRRALIELGFEVEKKQGPPGKREMINAWKK